From Staphylothermus hellenicus DSM 12710, a single genomic window includes:
- a CDS encoding 50S ribosomal protein L35ae: MIRVPGLIMSFRRGPRHQYNRQVLIKILDENIPRKSLVGAKVEYVDKYGNKYTGRITRGHGKGWNNVYRAIFYHGLPGQAINSRAFVIKK, encoded by the coding sequence ATGATCCGTGTCCCAGGTTTAATAATGAGTTTTCGTAGAGGGCCCAGGCATCAATATAATAGGCAGGTTCTCATCAAAATCCTAGATGAAAATATTCCTAGAAAAAGCCTTGTCGGTGCTAAGGTAGAGTATGTTGATAAATATGGCAACAAATACACTGGTAGAATAACTAGGGGTCACGGGAAAGGATGGAATAATGTATATAGAGCAATTTTTTATCACGGATTACCAGGTCAAGCAATCAATTCTAGAGCATTTGTGATCAAGAAATAA
- the iorA gene encoding indolepyruvate ferredoxin oxidoreductase subunit alpha, translating to MGNEAIARGALEAGICFASAYPGTPSTEIVESLASVAKKAGIYVEWSTNEKVAFEAAYAAAISHVRSLVAMKHVGVNVAADILMSSGYAGTNAGFVVVSADDPGQHSSQNEQDNRWYGMISHIPVVEPSSPREAYKLVKEAYRLSEKYKHPVIFRSTTRISHTRQPVLLEEDIPAEKKCRGKFERTIERWVLVPAHGRKQKRRMMSVWKQVREEEGHPPFITVFNPGRRKVVVADGIAYTHVAEALELMGKTDEYTVVKVNLPVPLPYKPLVEALQDAKQVLIVEELDPVVEMQVKQIMYENGLAVDLHGKDFVPENGELDLDTVYRSIAMFEGREPAAPWEPMKPLDLTPKIPPRPPVMCPGCPHRNTFYIVKVAANKARLKNPIFTGDIGCYTLGYQKPFYTQMTSFEMGGSIGVAHGLSKVVDEPVVAVIGDSTFYHAGIPGSINIAYNKGKAVVLVLDNYYTAMTGHQPHPGTGKTAMGEETYRVPIEKILETIGFETYVINPMNVKESINKVAEAFEKYKEGKPVAIVSKMKCALQAIRDARHKGIKLPVYTILQDKCTGCMVCVNLLGCPAIVVPKGSKKPVILPELCAGCGLCAQVCPFNAIVLKEKGSPNWLEAWF from the coding sequence ATGGGTAATGAAGCAATAGCTCGGGGAGCATTAGAGGCTGGAATATGTTTTGCATCAGCATATCCGGGAACACCATCAACAGAGATAGTTGAGAGCTTAGCTAGTGTTGCTAAGAAGGCTGGAATATATGTTGAGTGGAGCACTAATGAGAAAGTCGCTTTTGAAGCCGCATATGCTGCAGCCATCAGCCATGTTAGAAGCTTAGTGGCGATGAAGCATGTTGGTGTAAATGTTGCAGCAGATATATTGATGAGCAGCGGATACGCTGGAACAAACGCTGGATTCGTAGTTGTATCAGCAGATGATCCGGGACAGCATAGTAGCCAGAATGAACAAGATAATAGATGGTATGGAATGATATCACATATACCAGTAGTTGAGCCAAGCAGTCCTAGAGAAGCATATAAACTGGTAAAGGAAGCATATAGGTTAAGCGAGAAATATAAGCACCCAGTAATCTTTAGATCAACGACGAGGATTAGCCATACCCGTCAACCCGTACTCTTAGAAGAAGATATCCCAGCAGAGAAAAAATGCAGAGGAAAATTTGAGAGAACCATTGAGAGATGGGTGCTTGTTCCAGCGCATGGTAGGAAACAGAAGCGTAGAATGATGAGTGTATGGAAACAGGTTAGGGAGGAAGAGGGGCATCCACCATTTATAACAGTATTTAATCCTGGAAGGAGAAAAGTTGTTGTAGCGGATGGAATAGCTTATACACATGTAGCGGAAGCATTGGAGCTCATGGGTAAAACAGATGAATACACAGTTGTAAAGGTAAATCTACCGGTTCCTCTACCATATAAACCCCTGGTTGAAGCACTACAGGATGCTAAACAGGTATTGATAGTTGAGGAGCTTGATCCAGTTGTTGAGATGCAGGTTAAACAAATAATGTATGAGAACGGTTTAGCAGTTGATCTACATGGCAAAGACTTTGTTCCCGAAAATGGAGAACTAGACCTAGACACAGTTTATAGAAGCATAGCAATGTTTGAGGGAAGAGAACCAGCTGCTCCATGGGAACCCATGAAACCACTAGATCTAACCCCTAAAATACCTCCTAGACCACCAGTTATGTGTCCTGGTTGTCCACATAGAAACACATTCTATATTGTAAAAGTAGCAGCTAATAAGGCTCGTTTAAAGAATCCAATATTTACAGGCGATATTGGATGCTATACTCTGGGTTATCAAAAACCATTCTATACACAAATGACCAGCTTCGAGATGGGTGGAAGCATAGGTGTAGCTCATGGGCTCAGCAAAGTTGTTGACGAACCAGTAGTGGCTGTTATTGGTGATTCAACATTTTATCATGCAGGAATACCTGGATCAATAAATATTGCCTATAACAAGGGTAAAGCAGTGGTCTTGGTCCTAGACAACTATTATACAGCAATGACTGGCCACCAACCCCATCCTGGAACAGGAAAAACTGCTATGGGTGAGGAAACTTATCGTGTACCAATAGAGAAGATATTGGAGACAATAGGGTTTGAAACATACGTGATAAACCCGATGAACGTGAAGGAGTCAATAAACAAGGTTGCTGAAGCATTTGAGAAATATAAGGAGGGTAAGCCGGTAGCTATTGTTTCCAAGATGAAATGCGCACTACAAGCAATACGTGATGCTAGACATAAGGGCATCAAATTACCGGTCTATACTATACTCCAAGACAAATGTACAGGTTGTATGGTATGTGTTAATCTACTGGGATGCCCAGCAATAGTTGTTCCGAAGGGATCAAAGAAGCCAGTAATACTGCCTGAACTCTGTGCTGGATGCGGATTATGTGCTCAGGTATGCCCGTTCAACGCTATAGTTTTGAAGGAGAAAGGCTCGCCTAACTGGTTAGAAGCATGGTTCTAG
- a CDS encoding indolepyruvate oxidoreductase subunit beta: MPRRYNIVVAGVGGQGLLTLGRVLGNAAIEAGIDLSIAETHGLSQRGGSLIVQIRLGEGESPMIPRGAADLLIGLEALETARQIIYANKETRIVMNKFIWPPPLEIYPDIDQIIEKIKERNLRLYIIDANRISEEIAGSIISANMAILGYSYAVDPGLQERLEYKHLVKGLERVFRGKVLELNKKVLETAYDLGRKQVEK; the protein is encoded by the coding sequence ATGCCTAGAAGATACAATATAGTCGTAGCCGGAGTAGGTGGGCAGGGATTACTAACTCTTGGAAGAGTATTGGGAAACGCAGCTATAGAAGCTGGAATAGACTTATCAATAGCTGAAACACATGGATTATCACAGCGTGGCGGAAGCTTGATTGTCCAGATAAGACTAGGTGAAGGAGAATCACCGATGATTCCTCGAGGAGCAGCAGATCTACTGATAGGATTGGAAGCATTAGAGACAGCTAGGCAGATTATATACGCTAATAAAGAAACAAGAATAGTTATGAACAAATTCATATGGCCTCCCCCACTAGAAATATATCCCGACATAGACCAGATAATCGAGAAAATCAAGGAGAGAAATCTAAGACTATACATCATAGACGCTAATAGGATCTCCGAGGAGATAGCGGGATCAATAATATCTGCAAACATGGCCATCCTAGGATACTCTTACGCAGTAGATCCTGGTTTACAGGAACGACTAGAATATAAGCACCTAGTAAAAGGGCTTGAAAGAGTATTTCGTGGAAAAGTCTTAGAACTAAATAAGAAAGTCTTAGAAACAGCATATGATCTCGGGAGAAAACAAGTAGAAAAATAA
- a CDS encoding NAD-dependent epimerase/dehydratase family protein gives MSSRILVTGGAGFIGSHLVDELLRRGYYVRVLDNLSSGSLKNIQHHIGEKNFDFLRGDLKNMDIINNSLKDIDTVFHLAANPEVRLSTTDPEIHFRENIVATFNLLEAIRRSGGVEVLVFASSSTVYGDPQIIPTPETHEIRPISVYGASKAACESLICSYAHLYGFKALSLRYANIVGPRLNHGVIYDFILKLKKNPEILEVLGDGTQKKSYLYVKDAVDATLHVYDRISKTYDVYNIGNEDWITVREIAEIVAEAMGVSPRIIYSGGTPDGRGWPGDVKYMLLSIDKLKKLGWKPKYSSREAVKLTAEALVREIIGK, from the coding sequence TTGTCTAGTAGAATACTTGTAACTGGTGGAGCTGGTTTTATTGGAAGCCACTTAGTCGATGAACTTCTCAGACGAGGCTATTATGTTAGAGTATTAGATAATCTAAGCAGTGGTTCATTAAAGAATATACAGCACCATATAGGGGAGAAGAACTTTGATTTTTTAAGGGGAGACCTGAAAAACATGGATATAATTAATAATTCTCTCAAGGATATTGATACAGTTTTCCACTTAGCCGCTAATCCCGAGGTTAGATTAAGCACTACAGATCCCGAGATACATTTTAGAGAAAACATTGTCGCTACATTCAACTTATTAGAGGCAATCCGTAGAAGCGGGGGTGTCGAGGTATTAGTATTTGCTAGTTCAAGCACGGTATATGGTGATCCACAAATAATACCTACCCCGGAAACACATGAGATAAGACCGATCAGCGTATATGGAGCTTCTAAAGCCGCATGTGAATCACTAATATGCTCATATGCCCATCTATACGGGTTCAAAGCATTATCGCTGAGATACGCCAATATTGTTGGTCCAAGACTGAACCATGGAGTAATATATGATTTCATATTGAAGCTGAAAAAGAACCCTGAAATCCTAGAAGTACTCGGTGATGGTACCCAGAAGAAAAGCTACTTATACGTTAAAGACGCTGTAGATGCAACACTCCATGTTTATGATAGAATAAGTAAAACATATGATGTATACAATATTGGTAATGAGGACTGGATAACTGTCCGTGAAATAGCTGAAATAGTTGCTGAAGCAATGGGTGTTTCACCAAGAATAATATATAGCGGGGGAACACCAGATGGTAGAGGATGGCCTGGAGACGTTAAATACATGCTTCTAAGCATAGATAAGCTGAAAAAACTAGGATGGAAACCAAAATATAGCAGTCGCGAAGCAGTAAAACTCACTGCTGAAGCGTTGGTTAGAGAAATAATAGGTAAGTGA
- a CDS encoding NifB/NifX family molybdenum-iron cluster-binding protein, whose translation MAWQGYGWGKGRGKGWGRGRGGPRWTGGGPGGFQPYQPIQPQLPPPPPNGVRAAVCVDDNNGLESHVSPVFARAPIILFIDIVNGNIANIYPVQNPYAMGGGGAGFAFAQFVAGAGARIVIASTIGPNAQAMLQQQGISVYSVPPGSRVVDALRGAGLIR comes from the coding sequence ATGGCTTGGCAAGGTTATGGATGGGGTAAAGGTAGAGGTAAGGGATGGGGTAGAGGCAGAGGCGGGCCTCGATGGACAGGCGGAGGCCCCGGTGGTTTTCAGCCTTATCAACCTATTCAGCCACAATTACCGCCGCCCCCACCTAATGGTGTTAGAGCAGCTGTATGTGTTGATGACAATAATGGTTTAGAATCGCATGTTTCACCGGTCTTCGCGCGTGCTCCAATTATATTATTCATCGATATAGTAAATGGTAACATAGCCAATATATATCCGGTGCAGAACCCCTATGCTATGGGGGGTGGAGGAGCTGGTTTCGCCTTTGCCCAGTTCGTTGCGGGGGCTGGTGCGAGAATTGTTATAGCATCTACTATTGGCCCTAATGCACAAGCTATGCTTCAACAACAAGGTATTAGTGTCTACTCTGTCCCTCCTGGTTCTAGGGTCGTTGATGCTCTTAGAGGGGCGGGTCTTATTAGGTGA
- a CDS encoding MarC family protein, with translation MDIDIYQLTSAILMLFVVLDAPGNAPLFYFFTKDMEPWRRIYTIRKSIIIATFILLLFGLFGDYILLYFDITVNDFRIAGGIILFIYAVLGILGHTTAEEVSGEEIAVVPLATPLLAGPGSITVVIYLKYSMGLVISLLSIAINMIIAWIMLENGGKLLQLLGKQGSTVLSKILAILLAAYSVAMIREGIISIINV, from the coding sequence ATGGATATAGATATTTACCAGCTAACATCAGCAATACTAATGTTGTTCGTAGTACTTGACGCACCAGGAAATGCTCCACTATTCTACTTCTTCACAAAAGATATGGAGCCGTGGAGGAGAATATATACTATTCGAAAAAGCATCATTATAGCAACATTTATACTGTTATTGTTTGGTTTGTTCGGGGACTATATACTATTATATTTCGATATAACAGTTAATGATTTCAGAATAGCTGGTGGAATAATATTATTCATATATGCTGTACTAGGAATACTTGGACACACAACAGCTGAGGAGGTAAGTGGTGAGGAAATAGCAGTAGTACCACTAGCTACACCATTATTAGCCGGTCCAGGATCAATAACAGTAGTTATATATCTAAAATATAGTATGGGTCTAGTAATATCTCTACTAAGCATAGCAATCAACATGATTATAGCATGGATAATGCTTGAAAATGGAGGAAAACTTTTACAACTCCTAGGAAAACAAGGAAGCACTGTTTTAAGCAAAATACTTGCAATACTATTAGCAGCATACTCTGTAGCAATGATACGTGAAGGCATAATATCAATAATTAACGTGTGA
- a CDS encoding ABC transporter ATP-binding protein: MIEIRDLYVEIGSFKLSIPYLSINDNEYLIVMGPSGVGKTVFLHTLAGFHKPLHGEILVNNKNIAELPPEKRGFVLIPQDYGLFPHMTVKENIGFGLMIRGIDKDVIEKRIYEISKILGIQHLLERKPDTLSGGEKQRVALARALIVEPKIILLDEPLANIDPENKVKIRSFIKELRKKIKFTAIHVTHDIIEAIDLGDHIAYINKGKLIGKYTIKEFLNTEYAKPYIEEIKPIINHLY; encoded by the coding sequence ATGATAGAGATACGTGACCTATACGTTGAAATAGGCAGTTTTAAACTAAGCATACCATATCTCAGCATAAACGATAACGAATACTTAATAGTTATGGGTCCAAGCGGTGTAGGAAAAACAGTATTTCTCCACACACTCGCAGGATTCCATAAACCCCTCCATGGAGAAATACTTGTAAATAATAAAAACATAGCCGAGCTACCACCCGAGAAGAGAGGATTCGTATTAATACCTCAAGACTACGGCCTATTCCCACACATGACTGTTAAGGAAAACATAGGCTTCGGACTCATGATCAGAGGTATCGACAAGGATGTTATCGAGAAAAGAATCTATGAGATCAGCAAGATTCTAGGCATCCAGCATTTACTCGAGAGAAAACCAGACACACTCAGCGGCGGAGAAAAACAAAGAGTCGCACTAGCAAGAGCCCTCATAGTTGAACCCAAAATAATTCTCCTAGACGAACCACTTGCAAACATTGATCCAGAAAACAAGGTTAAAATAAGATCTTTCATCAAAGAACTAAGAAAGAAAATAAAATTCACAGCAATACACGTAACACACGACATTATCGAAGCAATAGATCTAGGAGACCACATAGCATATATAAACAAAGGCAAACTCATCGGAAAATATACCATAAAAGAATTCCTAAACACAGAATACGCAAAACCATACATCGAAGAAATAAAACCAATAATAAATCATTTATATTAA
- a CDS encoding ABC transporter permease, protein MVQGLRRIEGFLLVFIAVSSLGILLILSPIIALFISVDPETFSQVWLQDNVFSRQAYPALLLTIQASITSTLILLVIGIPTGYLLARYSFRGKQLVEGLIDVPLMIPHTIVGIMILLAYGHNGLFDDLPRVLGFSVENSFWGIVAAMLFVSFPIMIDTLKLGYEKISVSLELVARSLGANRWVTFAKITLPLLLPNIIVGFLLSWARALSEVGSILIVAYYPKTINVLIYEWFNTYGLKYTTALSSIVVLLSLLAFIGIRVLFRK, encoded by the coding sequence TTGGTTCAGGGTCTTAGGAGAATTGAGGGTTTTTTATTAGTCTTTATAGCTGTGTCTTCTTTAGGTATTTTACTTATTTTATCACCAATAATTGCTTTATTCATAAGTGTTGATCCAGAAACATTTTCCCAGGTATGGCTACAAGATAATGTGTTTTCTCGCCAAGCATATCCAGCATTGTTATTGACTATTCAAGCATCGATAACTTCTACACTAATACTTTTAGTCATAGGTATTCCTACGGGTTATTTATTGGCTCGCTATAGTTTTAGGGGGAAACAATTAGTTGAGGGGCTTATAGATGTTCCATTAATGATTCCACACACGATTGTTGGAATAATGATTCTACTAGCTTATGGACATAATGGATTATTTGATGATCTACCCCGTGTTTTAGGGTTTTCTGTAGAGAATAGCTTCTGGGGAATTGTCGCGGCTATGCTGTTTGTTTCTTTCCCAATAATGATTGATACTTTAAAGCTTGGTTATGAAAAGATCAGTGTTTCTTTAGAGCTTGTTGCTAGAAGTTTGGGTGCAAATAGATGGGTAACTTTTGCAAAGATAACCCTGCCTCTATTACTACCTAATATAATTGTTGGGTTCCTGCTTTCATGGGCCCGGGCGTTGAGCGAGGTTGGCTCTATACTTATTGTAGCATATTATCCGAAAACAATAAATGTATTGATCTATGAATGGTTTAATACTTATGGATTAAAATATACAACAGCATTATCATCAATAGTCGTATTATTATCGCTTCTAGCATTCATAGGTATAAGGGTGCTGTTTAGGAAATGA
- the wtpA gene encoding tungstate ABC transporter substrate-binding protein WtpA, protein MDKLKTSIIIIVLIIASLTGYYYYAHTANTSKIIIFTAGSLKIPLDETASKYREKYGVNIYIEASGSVEAIRKVTDLGREADIIAVADYRLIPKFLVPNHTSWYIGFATNQVVLIYTDKSKYHEILENNPSEWYRILMRNNVKWGFSDPNKDPCGYRSVGIIGLASIYYNDTSILENLLLNKTNIEVERVNDTLDLIVPADLRVRENSNLIIRSKSVDLISLVEAGTIDYAFEYLSVAVQHHLKYIRLPDQINLGNPEYGDFYGKVIVKILVGTDKEKSLAMSPIIYGVTVLDNAPNRSEALKFLEFLLGYTGREIFEENGQPYLEKFIVYGEVPEELGSIVGSGS, encoded by the coding sequence ATGGATAAGCTAAAAACATCAATAATAATCATTGTTCTAATCATAGCATCGCTCACCGGATACTACTACTATGCACACACCGCCAATACCTCTAAAATCATAATATTTACTGCTGGTTCACTGAAAATACCATTAGATGAGACGGCTTCAAAGTATAGGGAAAAGTATGGGGTAAACATATATATTGAAGCCAGTGGCAGTGTTGAAGCTATTCGTAAAGTAACCGATCTTGGGAGAGAAGCCGATATTATCGCAGTAGCTGATTATAGACTTATTCCAAAATTCCTAGTCCCAAACCATACTAGTTGGTATATAGGATTTGCAACAAACCAAGTAGTGCTTATATATACTGATAAATCAAAATACCATGAAATACTAGAAAATAATCCAAGTGAATGGTACAGGATCTTGATGAGAAACAATGTGAAATGGGGCTTTTCTGATCCAAACAAGGATCCATGCGGTTATCGCTCGGTAGGCATAATTGGTTTGGCATCAATATATTATAATGATACAAGCATTCTTGAGAACTTACTGCTTAACAAAACAAATATTGAAGTGGAGAGAGTTAATGATACCTTAGACTTAATTGTCCCAGCTGATCTAAGGGTTAGAGAGAATAGTAATTTAATTATTAGATCTAAAAGTGTTGATTTAATATCGCTTGTTGAAGCTGGAACAATTGATTACGCATTTGAATATCTAAGTGTTGCTGTCCAGCATCACTTAAAATATATTAGGCTACCTGATCAAATAAACCTAGGTAATCCAGAATATGGTGATTTCTATGGAAAAGTTATTGTAAAAATACTTGTTGGAACTGATAAGGAAAAATCTTTGGCAATGTCTCCAATAATATATGGTGTTACAGTTCTCGATAATGCGCCAAATAGGAGTGAAGCTTTAAAGTTTCTAGAATTCCTACTAGGTTATACTGGTAGAGAAATCTTCGAGGAAAATGGTCAGCCATATCTCGAGAAGTTTATAGTTTATGGAGAGGTTCCGGAGGAGTTAGGTAGCATTGTTGGTTCAGGGTCTTAG
- a CDS encoding substrate-binding domain-containing protein, translated as MDLREYLELKLVLDGYVVLDELSAKLLYLINRLGSILSASRVLGLSYSSAWDMLTRIENILGRRVVEKHRGARGGATLTSVGLDLLERYISAYKKYFHREFHVEIPRKPGALQKIYVYAGSHDILINYLTGLLRDKGYVVEVHWIGSLKGLSSIILGEADFSGTHLLDPDTGEYNVSFIEKYGGSTSLALIRGWLRSIGFITRSKTTYEEIIEKLVNGTYRLINRNEGSGSRQLLEYILKREAEKRNTKIDIIRSRIKGYKNIAYTHLEVAEQVSTGKADIGIGIEWAAKAYNLYFKHIKWENFDIVIRRDKIENKFYKDLTETIKSKEFIEKIKSMPGYKVPENIGEVLFF; from the coding sequence ATGGATTTGAGAGAATATTTGGAGCTTAAACTTGTTCTGGATGGATACGTGGTGTTGGATGAGTTATCTGCTAAGCTATTATATTTAATTAATCGTTTAGGCTCGATATTGTCTGCTAGCCGCGTATTAGGGTTATCATATAGTAGTGCTTGGGATATGTTGACGAGAATAGAGAATATCCTGGGTAGGCGGGTTGTTGAAAAGCATCGTGGTGCTAGAGGCGGTGCAACTCTAACAAGTGTTGGCCTGGATTTGTTGGAGAGATACATTTCTGCTTATAAAAAATATTTTCATAGGGAGTTCCATGTAGAAATACCCCGTAAACCCGGGGCTTTACAGAAAATATACGTGTATGCTGGAAGCCACGATATCCTAATAAATTATTTAACGGGTTTATTGAGAGATAAAGGATACGTTGTCGAAGTACACTGGATCGGCTCATTAAAGGGTTTATCATCCATAATACTTGGTGAAGCAGACTTCTCCGGCACACACCTACTAGATCCCGATACTGGCGAATACAATGTATCGTTTATAGAGAAATATGGTGGTTCAACAAGTTTAGCACTGATAAGAGGCTGGCTTAGAAGTATAGGTTTTATAACACGATCTAAAACTACTTATGAAGAGATCATCGAAAAACTCGTCAACGGAACATATAGGCTTATAAATAGAAACGAGGGATCTGGTAGTAGGCAATTACTAGAATATATCCTAAAACGTGAAGCTGAGAAAAGGAATACCAAAATAGACATTATTAGGTCGAGGATTAAAGGATACAAGAACATAGCATATACTCACTTAGAAGTCGCTGAACAAGTTTCCACAGGTAAAGCAGATATAGGAATAGGTATTGAATGGGCTGCCAAAGCATACAACCTATACTTCAAACATATTAAATGGGAGAACTTCGACATAGTTATTAGAAGGGACAAGATAGAAAACAAATTCTATAAAGACCTAACAGAAACAATTAAGTCGAAAGAATTTATTGAAAAAATAAAAAGCATGCCTGGCTACAAAGTACCTGAGAACATTGGCGAAGTATTGTTTTTCTAA
- a CDS encoding ornithine carbamoyltransferase: protein MRHLVRDLSGKDLISTLDWSNEELEIALKLAEELKWTAHYYGVEAIPKILERKVFFMLFFAPSTRTRAAFEAAMHYLGGHAAYIEAKTTRMAWGKEEKVGEAVKDVAVMYERYGHGIGVRILDKAIDYIYGRGNSYIREIAKAANAPVINMADDLFHPTQGLADLYTFKERFGKVEGKKYVIMWAYSPEIRGWCSVQEDMILFPRFGVDVVVARPPGFDLDPKLVEKAKQLAKENGGSLEFTDNYKEALEGAHAVFPRNWASPKLVQLGYSRFKDEELRIYEKYKDWKVTRELFDKMDKHGVLMHVLPIMRNYEADDDVIDDPKRSIIYKQAENGLWTKAAVLALTMYGLK, encoded by the coding sequence TTGAGGCATCTCGTAAGAGATCTTAGTGGAAAGGATCTAATATCTACACTGGATTGGAGCAATGAAGAACTAGAGATCGCATTGAAACTCGCCGAAGAACTCAAGTGGACAGCTCACTATTACGGCGTAGAAGCTATACCCAAGATCCTTGAGCGAAAAGTGTTCTTCATGCTGTTCTTCGCGCCATCAACGAGGACGAGAGCAGCATTTGAGGCAGCAATGCATTATCTAGGAGGACATGCAGCATATATTGAGGCTAAAACAACTCGTATGGCTTGGGGTAAGGAGGAAAAAGTTGGCGAAGCAGTAAAGGATGTTGCAGTAATGTATGAGAGATACGGTCATGGAATAGGTGTTCGTATACTTGATAAAGCAATCGATTATATTTATGGACGCGGAAACAGCTATATAAGAGAAATAGCGAAAGCAGCAAATGCCCCCGTAATAAACATGGCTGACGACCTGTTTCATCCAACACAAGGATTAGCAGACCTATACACGTTCAAGGAGAGATTCGGGAAAGTTGAAGGTAAGAAATACGTTATAATGTGGGCTTATAGCCCAGAAATACGTGGATGGTGCAGTGTACAAGAAGACATGATCCTCTTCCCAAGATTCGGAGTAGACGTAGTAGTTGCTCGCCCACCAGGCTTCGACCTAGATCCTAAACTAGTTGAGAAAGCAAAACAGCTAGCTAAAGAAAACGGTGGATCACTCGAATTCACAGACAACTATAAAGAAGCACTAGAAGGAGCACACGCAGTATTCCCGAGAAACTGGGCTTCGCCAAAACTAGTCCAGCTAGGATATAGCAGGTTTAAAGATGAAGAACTAAGAATATATGAGAAATACAAGGACTGGAAAGTAACACGCGAACTATTCGATAAAATGGATAAACACGGCGTATTAATGCATGTACTACCCATAATGAGAAACTATGAAGCAGACGATGACGTCATAGATGATCCCAAGAGATCAATAATATATAAACAAGCAGAAAACGGGTTATGGACAAAAGCAGCAGTCCTAGCATTAACAATGTATGGATTAAAGTAA